A part of Capsicum annuum cultivar UCD-10X-F1 chromosome 6, UCD10Xv1.1, whole genome shotgun sequence genomic DNA contains:
- the LOC107855397 gene encoding probable serine/threonine-protein kinase SIS8 gives MKNFLKKLHIGTNQSEDSEGSTSSSRSKRLSDVPSPEKNSNSRISGWLNSVTNRHSPSPPSSSNVSRGNRMEHSESVSIGGTDAVLDAVQRDSESSNSRDPGVEEEYQIQLALELSAKEDPEAVQIEAVKQISLGSSAPEDAPAEVVAYRYWNYNALSYDDKILDGFYDLYGVLMESNSSKMPSLIDLQRTEVSNHISWEAILVSKAADSKLLKLEQRALEIAVEERSKLMDFSASSLVHKLAVLVSDHMGGPVVDPESMLLAWRSLIYNLKATLGSMVLPLGSLTIGLARHRALLFKVLADSVGIPCRLVKGKQYTGSDDVAMNYVKIDGREYIVDLMAAPGTLIPSDTSGVHGDYEESILSVSPSSKDVDSHPGSFSSGIVSSLEDHSDYGTADKRSRFAAGTITGNESPFSSNSEQQVKAEKECYNTFHDLTKALSSKEQGQETSSRAGHARSAFTHARSPSWTEGVSSPAVRRMKVKDASQYMIDAAKENPQLAQKLHNVLLESGVVAPPNLFAEIYPEQMSHVEGKSRSGERDEFHKIKAQSDMNRARFLPPLPSHGPYAKGNARGSLESQPDVREVSEQQVSGKSEVSSPKHMKKMPVAAAAAAAAAAVASSMVVAAAKTKSNADLPVAAAATATAAATATAAVVVATTGAVNKQYEAQGDCERVDGDADTAVYEQQGSGHQEHEAAGANSEGERISDRSTGNDSAKSDVTLDDVADCEIPWEDIALGERIGLGSYGEVYRGEWHGTEVAVKKFLDQDITGESLEEFRSEVRIMRRLRHPNVVLFMGAVTRSPHLSIVTEFLHRGSLYRLLHRPNNQLDERRRLRMALDAARGMNYLHNCTPIIVHRDLKSPNLLVDKNWVVKVCDFGLSRMKHSTFLSSRSTAGTAEWMAPEVLRNEPSNEKCDVYSFGVILWELCTLQQPWGGMNPMQVVGAVGFQHRRLDIPEDMDPAIADIIRKCWQTDPKLRPSFAEIMAALKPLQKPITSSHAPKPPAGRGPVKGQPSRNLEDPTAEQG, from the exons ATgaaaaattttctcaagaaacttCATATTGGGACCAATCAATCGGAGGATTCAGAAGGGTCAACATCATCCTCAAGGAGCAAGCGATTGAGTGATGTTCCATCCCCTGAAAAGAACTCAAACTCCAGAATTTCAGGATGGTTAAATTCAGTTACAAATAGGCATAGTCCTAGTCCCCCGTCTTCCTCAAATGTGAGTAGAGGGAATAGAATGGAACATTCTGAGTCTGTGAGTATTGGTGGCACGGATGCTGTTTTAGATGCTGTACAGCGTGATTCGGAGTCTAGCAACTCGAGGGATCCTGGTGTAGAGGAAGAGTATCAAATTCAGTTGGCTCTTGAGTTGAGTGCTAAGGAAGACCCTGAGGCAGTTCAAATTGAGGCTGTTAAGCAGATCAGTTTAGGCTCTTCTGCTCCTGAGGATGCTCCAGCAGAAGTTGTAGCATATCGATATTGG AATTACAATGCTCTAAGCTATGATGACAAGATCCTGGATGGATTTTATGATCTGTATGGTGTCCTCATGGAGTCCAATTCCTCGAAAATGCCCTCTCTCATTGATCTGCAAAGAACGGAAGTATCAAATCATATCAGTTGGGAAGCCATCCTTGTCAGTAAAGCTGCAGACTCCAAGTTGTTGAAACTTGAACAGAGAGCTCTTGAGATTGCTGTTGAGGAGAGGTCAAAGCTCATGGATTTTTCAGCCAGCAGTCTGGTACATAAACTTGCTGTGCTAGTTTCTGACCACATGGGGGGCCCAGTTGTGGATCCGGAAAGCATGTTGCTTGCATGGAGAAGTCTTATTTATAATCTAAAAGCAACTCTCGGGAGTATGGTTTTGCCTCTTGGTTCTTTGACCATTGGTTTGGCTCGTCATCGTGCATTGCTATTCAAG GTTTTAGCTGATAGTGTGGGGATCCCTTGCCGATTAGTAAAAGGAAAGCAGTATACAGGTTCAGATGATGTTGCAATGAACTATGTAAAGATCGATGGAAG GGAGTATATTGTCGATTTGATGGCAGCCCCTGGCACACTTATTCCATCCGACACATCTGGAGTGCATGGAGACTATGAAGAATCTATTCTCTCTGTCAGTCCATCTTCCAAAGATGTTGATTCTCATCCGGGTTCTTTTAGTAGTGGGATTGTTTCTTCGTTGGAAGACCATTCAGACTATGGAACTGCAGACAAGAGATCCAGGTTTGCAGCAGGGACTATTACAGGAAACGAGTCTCCCTTTTCTAGTAATTCAGAACAGCAGGTAAAAGCGGAGAAAGAATGTTATAATACCTTCCATGATTTGACAAAGGCTCTCAGTTCGAAGGAGCaaggacaggaaacttcttcaaGAGCTGGGCATGCAAGATCTGCTTTTACACATGCAAGATCTCCTTCCTGGACAGAAGGTGTTAGCTCCCCAGCTGTACGCAGAATGAAAGTAAAAGATGCTTCACAATACATGATTGATGCTGCCAAAGAAAATCCACAGCTGGCTCAGAAACTTCACAATGTTTTACTTGAGAGTGGAGTTGTAGCACCCCCAAACCTTTTCGCTGAGATCTATCCGGAACAAATGTCTCATGTTGAGGGAAAATCCAGGTCAGGGGAAAGAGATGAGTTCCACAAAATCAAGGCTCAATCTGATATGAATCGAGCTCGCTTCTTACCTCCTCTGCCTTCTCACGGTCCATACGCTAAGGGCAATGCACGTGGATCATTGGAATCTCAGCCAGATGTGAGAGAAGTTAGTGAACAGCAAGTTTCTGGAAAGTCTGAAGTATCTTCACCGAAACATATGAAAAAAATGCCTGTTGCTGCTGCTGCAGCAGCAGCGGCAGCTGCTGTTGCCTCTTCGATGGTTGTCGCTGCAGCCAAGACTAAATCTAATGCAGACCTCCCTGTAGCTGCTGCTGCAACAGCCACAGCTGCAGCTACAGCCACAGCTGCAGTAGTGGTAGCAACAACTGGAGCCGTCAATAAGCAATATGAGGCACAAGGAG ACTGTGAAAGAGTTGATGGAGATGCAGATACTGCTGTTTATGAGCAACAGGGAAGTGGCCATCAAGAGCATGAGGCAGCAGGAGCAAATTCAGAAGGTGAAAGAATATCAGATAGGTCAACCGGTAATGATAGTGCGAAATCGGATGTGACACTTGATGATGTAGCAGATTGTGAGATTCCATGGGAAGACATCGCTTTGGGTGAGCGTATCGGACTTG GATCTTATGGAGAGGTTTATCGTGGAGAGTGGCATGGAACT GAAGTTGCTGTAAAGAAGTTCCTGGATCAAGATATAACTGGCGAATCCCTTGAAGAGTTTAGAAGTGAG GTGCGGATCATGAGAAGGCTCAGGCATCCAAATGTTGTTCTATTCATGGGAGCTGTTACTCGTTCTCCACATCTTTCAATTGTTACTGAGTTTCTTCATAG AGGTAGTTTGTACAGATTACTCCATCGACCCAACAATCAGTTAGATGAGCGCAGAAGATTGAGGATGGCTCTTGATGCT GCTCGAGGGATGAACTATCTACATAACTGCACTCCAATAATAGTTCATCGAGATTTGAAGTCTCCAAATCTCCTAGTAGATAAGAATTGGGTTGTGAAG GTATGTGATTTTGGACTATCAAGAATGAAGCACAGTACATTTCTTTCTTCCAGGTCCACTGCTGGGACG GCAGAGTGGATGGCCCCAGAAGTGCTGAGAAATGAACCTTCAAATGAGAA ATGTGATGTATATAGCTTCGGTGTCATACTATGGGAGCTCTGTACTTTACAGCAACCATGGGGAGGAATGAACCCGATGCAAGTCGTTGGTGCTGTAGGATTTCAGCATCGCCGTCTTGACATACCAGAGGACATGGATCCGGCTATTGCAGACATTATCAGGAAATGCTGGCAAAC AGATCCAAAATTGCGGCCTTCATTTGCTGAGATAATGGCTGCTTTGAAACCACTACAAAAGCCTATTACTAGTTCACACGCACCAAAACCACCGGCTGGTAGAGGTCCGGTAAAGGGCCAGCCATCACGCAACTTAGAGGATCCAACTGCGGAGCAGGGTTAG